From Solanum lycopersicum chromosome 8, SLM_r2.1, the proteins below share one genomic window:
- the LOC101266245 gene encoding tyramine N-feruloyltransferase 4/11, which produces MAPALQQSITSDASSDVTITGKIYTRVRLATKSDLSHIYKLFYQIHVYHNYTHLYKATESSLANLLFKENPLPLFYGPSVLLLEVSPTPFDEPKNTTDEGFKPVLTTFDLKFPVVEGEVEEFRSKYDDKSDAYIAGYAFFYANYSCFNDKPGFYFESLYFRESYRKLGMGKLLFGTVSSIAADNGFVSVDGIVAVWNKKSYDFYINMGVEIFDEFRYGKLHGENLQKYAHNKGEIEEETC; this is translated from the coding sequence ATGGCTCCTGCTCTTCAACAATCAATAACCAGCGATGCATCATCGGACGTTACCATCACTGGAAAGATATACACACGAGTCCGTCTTGCTACAAAATCTGATCTTTCTCATATATACAAATTGTTTTACCAAATCCATGTATACCATAACTATACTCATTTATACAAAGCTACTGAGTCTTCCTTAGCCAATTTGCTCTTTAAGGAAAACCCTCTTCCACTTTTCTACGGTCCATCAGTACTTCTACTTGAAGTCTCTCCAACCCCTTTTGACGAACCTAAAAATACTACTGACGAAGGGTTCAAGCCTGTCCTTACAACGTTTGACCTTAAATTCCCAGTCGTAGAGGGAGAAGTTGAGGAATTCCGATCCAAATATGATGATAAGAGTGATGCTTACATTGCAGGATATGCTTTCTTTTACGCGAATTATTCATGTTTCAATGACAAGCCaggattttattttgaaagtcTTTACTTCAGAGAGAGTTATAGAAAGTTGGGAATGGGGAAATTGTTGTTTGGAACAGTTTCGTCCATTGCTGCGGACAATGGGTTCGTATCAGTCGATGGAATAGTAGCAGTTTGGAATAAGAAGTCATAtgatttttacataaatatgggagttgaaatatttgatgagtTTAGATATGGGAAGTTGCATGGTGAAAATCTTCAAAAGTATGCTCATAACAAGGGGGAAATTGAGGAAGAGACCTGTTAG
- the AADC1A gene encoding aromatic amino acid decarboxylase 1A produces MGSLSLEMDFEPSPMTPRSLAAMTPRSLARRRLFPNVDNKKQKMAQPGAGPRKNLELEVMEPALKNDGPSLDTILVNYLDTLTQRVNYHLGYPVNICYDHYATLAPLLQFHLNNCGDPFLQNTVDFHSKDFEVAVLNWFAKLWEIEKDQYWGYVTNGGTEGNLHGILLGRELLPEGILYASKDSHYSVFKAARMYRMDSETINTSVNGEMDYSDLRAKLLQNKDKPAIINVTIGTTFKGAIDDLDVILEILKECGYSQDRFYIHCDAALCGLMTPFINNMISFKKPIGSVTISGHKFLGCPMPCGVQITRKSYINNLSTNVEYIASVDATISGSRNGLTPIFLWYSLSAKGQVGLQKDVKRCLDNAKYLKDRLQQAGISVMLNELSIIVVLERPRDHEFVRRWQLSCVKDMAHVIVMPGITREMLDNFMSELVQQRKVWYQNGKTDPPCVGEDIGAQNCACSYHKIDYICP; encoded by the exons ATGGGTAGTCTCTCACTTGAAATG GATTTTGAGCCATCACCCATGACACCCAGAAGTTTAGCAGCGATGACACCTAGAAGTTTAGCGCGACGACGATTGTTTCCGAACGTGGACAACAAGAAACAGAAAATGGCACAACCAGGTGCAGGACCAAGGAAGAACTTGGAACTTGAGGTCATGGAGCCTGCATTGAAGAATGATGGTCCTTCTTTGGACACTATCTTGGTTAATTATTTGGACACACTTACACAACGAGTCAATTATCATTTAGGTTATCCAGTCAACATATGTTATGATCACTATGCAACGCTAGCACCACTTTTGCAGTTTCACCTAAACAATTGTGGTGATCCTTTCCTACAAAATACTGTCGATTTCCATTCTAAAGACTTTGAAGTGGCTGTTTTGAATTGGTTTGCAAAACTTTGGGAAATTGAAAAGGATCAATATTGGGGATATGTTACCAATGGTGGCACCGAAGGCAATCTCCATGGTATTTTGTTAGG GAGAGAGCTACTTCCTGAAGGAATATTATATGCATCAAAAGACTCTCATTACTCAGTATTCAAAGCTGCAAGAATGTATAGAATGGATTCAGAAACAATCAACACATCAGTAAATGGAGAGATGGATTATTCAGATTTAAGAGCAAAGTTACTTCAAAATAAGGATAAACCAGCTATTATAAATGTCACAATTG GAACTACATTCAAAGGAGCAATCGATGACCTGGATGTTATTCTTGAAATACTCAAAGAATGTGGCTATTCACAAGATCGATTTTACATTCACTGTGATGCAGCACTATGTGGTCTTATGACCCCTTTTATAAACAAT ATGATTAGTTTCAAGAAGCCAATTGGAAGTGTCACAATTTCTGGACACAAGTTTTTGGGATGTCCAATGCCTTGTGGTGtccaaataacaagaaaaagcTACATCAATAATCTCTCAACAAATGTGGAATACATTGCTTCTGTGGATGCCACTATTTCTGGTAGCCGTAACGGTTTAACTCCAATTTTCTTATGGTATAGCTTGAGCGCAAAAGGTCAAGTTGGACTTCAAAAGGATGTTAAAAGATGTCTCGACAATGCCAAATATTTGAAAGATCGTCTTCAACAAGCAGGGATAAGTGTCATGCTGAATGAGCTAAGCATCATAGTTGTACTTGAAAGGCCTCGTGACCATGAATTTGTGCGTCGTTGGCAACTCTCATGCGTCAAGGATATGGCACATGTTATTGTGATGCCAGGAATCACACGAGAAATGCTTGACAACTTCATGAGTGAATTAGTGCAACAAAGAAAAGTATGGTATCAAAATGGAAAGACTGATCCTCCTTGTGTTGGAGAGGATATTGGTGCTCAAAATTGTGCATGCTCTTATCATAAGATTGACTACATCTGTCCTTAG
- the LOC101265461 gene encoding histidine decarboxylase-like, giving the protein MGSLSLKMDFEPTPRSLARRCLLPNVDNKKQNVSQSGAGPRKNLELEVMEPGLKNDGPSLDTTLVNYLDTLTQRVNYHLGYPVNICYDHYASLAPLLQFHLNNCGDPFLQNTVDFHSKDFEVAVLNWFAQLWEIEKDQCWGYVTNGGTEGNLHGILLGRELLPEGILYASKDSHYSVFKAARMYRMDSETINTSVNGEMDYSDLRAKLLQNKDKPAIINVTIGTTFKGAIDDLDVILETFKECGYSQDRFYIHCDAALCGLMTPFINNMISFKKPIGSVTISGHKFLGCPMPCGVQITRKSYINNLSTNVEYIASVDATISGSRNGLTPIFLWYSLSTKGQIGLQKDVKRCLDNAKYLKDGLQQAGISVMLNEISIIVVLERPHDHEFVRRWQLSCVKDMAHVVVMPGITREMLDNFISELVQQRKHWYQGGKAEAPCVADDIGTQNCACSYHKI; this is encoded by the exons ATGGGTAGCCTCTCACTTAAAATG GATTTTGAGCCGACACCGAGAAGTTTAGCACGGAGATGTTTGCTTCCAAATGTGGACAACAAGAAACAGAATGTGTCACAATCAGGGGCAGGGCCAAGGAAGAACTTGGAACTTGAGGTGATGGAGCCTGGATTGAAGAATGACGGTCCTTCCTTGGACACTACATTGGTCAATTATTTGGACACACTTACTCAACGAGTCAATTATCATTTAGGTTATCCAGTCAACATATGTTATGATCACTATGCTTCTTTAGCACCACTTTTGCAGTTTCACCTAAACAATTGTGGTGATCCTTTCCTTCAAAACACTGTCGATTTTCATTCAAAAGACTTTGAAGTAGCTGTTTTGAATTGGTTTGCACAACTTTGGGAAATTGAAAAGGATCAATGTTGGGGATATGTTACCAATGGTGGCACCGAAGGCAATCTCCATGGTATTTTGTTAGG GAGAGAGTTACTTCCTGAAGGAATATTATATGCATCAAAAGACTCTCACTACTCAGTCTTCAAAGCTGCAAGAATGTATAGAATGGATTCAGAAACAATCAACACATCCGTAAATGGAGAGATGGATTATTCAGATTTAAGAGCAAAGTTACTTCAAAATAAGGATAAACCAGCTATTATAAATGTCACAATTG GAACTACATTCAAAGGAGCAATCGATGACCTGGATGTTATTCTTGAAACATTCAAAGAATGTGGCTATTCACAAGATAGGTTTTACATCCACTGTGATGCAGCACTATGTGGTCTTATGACCCCTTTTATAAACAAT ATGATTAGTTTCAAGAAGCCAATTGGAAGTGTCACAATTTCTGGTCATAAGTTTTTGGGATGTCCAATGCCTTGTGGTGTCCAAATTACAAGAAAAAGTTACATCAATAATCTCTCAACAAATGTGGAGTACATTGCTTCTGTGGATGCCACTATTTCTGGTAGTCGGAACGGTTTAACTCCAATTTTCTTGTGGTATAGCTTGAGCACAAAAGGTCAAATTGGCCTGCAAAAGGATGTTAAAAGATGTCTCGACAATGCCAAATATTTGAAAGATGGTCTTCAACAAGCAGGAATAAGTGTTATGCTGAATGAGATTAGTATCATAGTCGTACTTGAAAGGCCTCATGATCATGAATTTGTGCGTCGATGGCAACTTTCATGCGTCAAAGATATGGCACATGTTGTCGTTATGCCAGGCATCACACGAGAAATGCTTGACAATTTCATCAGTGAACTAGTCCAACAACGAAAACATTGGTACCAAGGCGGAAAGGCAGAGGCTCCTTGTGTTGCAGATGATATTGGTACTCAAAATTGTGCATGCTCCTATCATAAGATTTAA